A window of Hippoglossus stenolepis isolate QCI-W04-F060 chromosome 16, HSTE1.2, whole genome shotgun sequence contains these coding sequences:
- the gosr2 gene encoding Golgi SNAP receptor complex member 2 → METLYHQTNKHIQEVQSLMGNLEKTDRESVHLLENDLQARTDQIFNHLERLEILASKEPLNRRQNAKLRVDQLKYDVQHLRTALQNFQHRRYAREAQDREREDLMSRTFTTNDADTSIPIDETLQFNSNLHNAHRGMDDLLGSGSSILNGIRDQRSTLKGTHKKMLDVANMLGLSNTVMRLIERRATQDKLIMIGGMLLTCIFIFLVIRYLG, encoded by the exons ATGGAGACGCTTTACCACCAGACAAACAA GCACATCCAGGAGGTTCAGTCTCTGATGGGGAACCTGGAGAAGACAGACCGTGAGTCGGTGCACT tgTTGGAGAATGACCTGCAGGCTCGAACTGACCAGATCTTCAACCATTTAGAACGCCTCGAGATCCTGGCCAGCAAGGAGCCACTAAACCGCCGTCAGAACGCCAAATT gcGAGTGGACCAGCTCAAATACGATGTTCAACACCTCCGCACGGCTCTGCAAAATTTCCAGCACCGACGCTACGCCAGAGAGGCCCAGGACCGAGAGAGGGAGGACCTCATGAGCCGGACCTTCACGACCAAC GACGCAGACACCTCCATCCCCATAGACGAGACCCTACAGTTTAACTCCAATTTGCACAACGCACACAGAGGCATGGACGACCTCCtgggcagcggcagcagcatccTCAACGGTATCAGAGATCAGAGATCCACGTTGAAG GGGACCCATAAGAAGATGCTGGACGTGGCCAACATGCTAGGGCTGTCAAACACAGTGATGAGACTCATAGAAAGGCGAGCCACCCAAGATAAGTTAATCATGATCGGAGGAATGCTGCTGACCTGCATCTTCATATTCCTGGTGATCAGATACCTGGGCTGA